The following are from one region of the Carassius auratus strain Wakin chromosome 13, ASM336829v1, whole genome shotgun sequence genome:
- the LOC113113009 gene encoding kelch-like protein 31: MAPKKNKAAKKNKADINEITILVEDSPTNKINGLNTLLESGNGFSCISTEVTDPVYAPNLLEGLGHMRQDSFLCDLTVATKSKSFDVHKVVMASCSEYIQNMLRKDPALKKIELSELSPVGLATVITYAYSGKLTLSLYTIGSTISAAMLLQIHSLVKMCSDFLMREISVENCMYVVNITDTYNLKETKEAAQKFMRENFIEFSEMEQFLKLTYEQISEFLTDDSLQLPSELTAFQIAIKWLDFDEKRLKYAPDLLSSIRFGTISPQDLVSHVQIVPRMMQDAECHRLLVDAMNYHLLPFQQNILQSRRTKVRGGQRVLLTVGGRPALTEKSLSKDILYRDDDSVWNKLTEMPAKSFNQCVAVLDGFLYVAGGEDQNDARNQAKHAVSNFIRYDPRFNTWIHLANMIQKRTHFSLNTFNGLLFAVGGRNSDGCQASVECYVPSSNQWQMKSPMEVPRCCHASTVIDGKILISGGYINNAYSRAVCSYDPSTDSWQDKNSLSTPRGWHCSVTVGDRAYVLGGSQLGGRGERVDVLPVECYNPHSGQWSYVAPLLTGVSTAGASTLNNKIYLLGGWNEIEKKYKKCIQVFNPDINEWTEDDELPEATVGISCCVVTIPTRKTRESRASSVSSAPISI, encoded by the exons ATGGCACCCAAAAAGAACAAGGCCGCTAAGAAGAACAAAGCTGACATAAATGAGATAACAATTCTGGTAGAGGACAGTCCCACCAACAAAATCAATGGGCTCAACACTCTCCTGGAAAGCGGAAATGGTTTTAGTTGTATCTCAACCGAGGTCACTGACCCTGTCTATGCACCTAACCTCTTGGAGGGTCTTGGCCACATGAGGCAAGATAGTTTCCTCTGTGATCTGACTGTAGCAACCAAGTCCAAATCCTTTGACGTTCACAAGGTTGTGATGGCTTCCTGCAGTGAGTACATCCAAAACATGCTCAGGAAGGATCCAGCCCTCAAGAAGATTGAGCTCAGTGAGTTGTCCCCAGTTGGTCTGGCTACAGTCATCACTTATGCCTATTCTGGAAAACTGACCCTGTCTTTGTACACCATTGGTAGCACGATATCAGCAGCCATGCTGCTGCAGATCCATTCTCTGGTGAAGATGTGCAGTGACTTCTTGATGCGGGAGATCAGCGTGGAAAATTGCATGTATGTTGTCAACATTACTGACACATACAATCTGAAAGAGACGAAAGAGGCTGCGCAGAAGTTCATGCGGGAGAACTTCATCGAATTCTCAGAAATGGAACAGTTCCTAAAGCTCACCTATGAGCAGATCAGTGAATTTCTTACAGATGACTCGCTTCAGTTGCCCTCTGAGCTCACAGCTTTCCAGATCGCAATAAAGTGGTTAGACTTTGATGAGAAGAGGCTGAAGTATGCTCCTGATCTGCTGTCCAGCATCCGCTTTGGAACCATCTCACCCCAGGACCTTGTTAGTCATGTGCAGATCGTTCCCAGGATGATGCAAGATGCTGAGTGTCACCGTCTGTTGGTTGATGCCATGAATTATCACCTGCTGCCATTCCAGCAGAACATCCTGCAATCCAGAAGAACCAAGGTCCGTGGTGGCCAACGAGTGCTGCTCACAGTGGGTGGGCGTCCTGCCCTAACCGAAAAATCTCTCAGCAAGGACATTCTCTACAGAGATGATGACAGTGTCTGGAACAAGCTGACTGAGATGCCTGCGAAGAGCTTCAATCAGTGTGTGGCTGTTTTGGATGGCTTCCTTTACGTTGCTGGTGGTGAAGACCAGAATGATGCTAGGAACCAAGCAAAACATGCTGTCAGCAATTTTATAAG ATATGACCCCCGATTCAACACGTGGATCCACCTGGCAAACATGATTCAAAAGCGCACTCATTTCAGCCTCAACACCTTCAACGGTCTCCTGTTCGCTGTAGGAGGGCGTAATTCTGATGGCTGCCAGGCATCTGTCGAGTGCTACGTCCCATCCTCTAACCAATGGCAAATGAAATCACCAATGGAAGTCCCTAGATGTTGCCATGCCAGCACAGTTATTGATGGCAAGATCTTGATTAGCGGTGGTTACATTAACAACGCCTACTCTCGTGCTGTATGTTCTTATGACCCATCCACCGATAGCTGGCAGGACAAGAACAGCCTGAGCACCCCGAGAGGATGGCACTGTTCAGTGACCGTTGGAGACCGTGCCTATGTTCTCGGCGGCAGCCAACTGGGTGGACGTGGAGAGAGGGTGGACGTCTTGCCAGTTGAATGTTACAACCCTCACTCCGGCCAGTGGAGCTACGTCGCCCCCTTGCTGACTGGAGTGAGCACGGCTGGTGCTTCCACCTTGAATAATAAGATTTACCTCCTGGGTGGCTGGAATGAGATCGAGAAGAAGTACAAGAAATGTATTCAGGTGTTTAACCCCGATATTAACGAATGGACTGAGGATGACGAATTGCCAGAGGCAACGGTTGGTATCTCATGTTGCGTTGTCACCATCCCCACACGCAAAACACGCGAGTCGAGGGCCAGCTCTGTATCGTCCGCACCGATTAGTATATAA